The following coding sequences are from one Sardina pilchardus chromosome 16, fSarPil1.1, whole genome shotgun sequence window:
- the rimoc1 gene encoding RAB7A-interacting MON1-CCZ1 complex subunit 1: MADDYRRQGFELERRIFELDNKCATLRIEKPDDDYLQNASAILDKLKNYYRQGGESGSLPKLLQDYTQVILDITFYEENKLVDQEFPEECSPFKIQELLQDLTEPEVLSGRLAPAQEVQSVLGLELLECLYWRRGALLYMYCHTLHQRKQWIKQNKATFLKCLQEGVRYLMRMLQVRNSVKLNDGVVFHDSTTANFLSEGIFSDTHLLTMMYIGEMCFWAVKYEDCNVDSMERKEERMHFRDIGTQILHKYVSACEGPLHGQGWNTENAKEILSILQ, translated from the exons ATGGCCGACGACTACAGGCGACAGGGTTTTGAGCTAGAAAGAAGGATTTTTGAGTTGGACAATAAGTGTGCCACCCTAAGGATAGAAAAGCCAG ATGATGACTATTTACAGAATGCATCAGCCATTCTAGACAAGTTGAAAAACTATTACAGACAAGGTGGGGAGAGTGGCAGTCTCCCTAAATTGCTGCAGGATTACACGCAG GTGATTCTGGATATCACGTTCTATGAGGAGAATAAGCTGGTGGACCAGGAGTTCCCGGAGGAATGCTCCCCTTTCAAGATCCAGGAGCTGCTGCAGGACTTGACCGAGCCGGAGGTGCTGTCTGGCAGACTGGCGCCGGCACAGGAG GTGCAGTCtgtgctggggctggagctgctTGAGTGCCTGTACTGGAGGCGTGGGGCGCTGCTCTACATGTACTGTCACACCCTGCACCAGAGGAAGCAGTGGATCAAGCAGAACAAGGCCACCTTCCTCAAG TGTCTCCAAGAAGGTGTCCGATACCTTATGAGGATGTTGCAAGTACGGAACTCAGTCAAATTGAACGATGGTGTAGTTTTCCATGACTCTACGACAGCAAACTTTCTGTCTGAAG GCATCTTCTCAGACACACATTTGCTGACCATGATGTACATCGGGGAGATGTGTTTCTGGGCGGTCAAGTACGAGGACTGCAATGTGGACTCAATGGAGCGCAAGGAGGAGCGGATGCACTTCCGGGACATCGGCACGCAGATCCTGCACAAATACGTGTCTGCATGCGAGGGCCCGCTCCACGGTCAAGGGTGGAACACCGAGAACGCCAAGGAGATCCTTAGCATTTTACAATAA